The genomic stretch GTTGAGCCCGGTAGACCAGGTCGGCTTCCTTGTTCTGAAAATCGGGCAGGATCAACGACTTGTCGATTCGCACCAGGTTTTGTTCGTGTATCTGGTCAGTCCAGGCGGCCTGGATAAAACAGCGGATAAGCTGGACGAAGGCCTTTTTACTGGACAGGAGGAACTTGTATCCAGTGTCGTGTGGTTGGTGGACCAGCTTTGGATTGTTGTTGTCCATGGTGTTGTCCTCCCGGTAGTTTGCTGGCAGGGGTATTATAGCATGGTCAGGGTAGCAGGGGAACGATGTTACAACGTCAGACCCCGAATATGAACTGGGTAGGTTGGGGAGAGTTAGGAATCCCCCCCAACCTTATGACAACTTTTTCGAAACCTTACTCTACTGGAAGGGATTTTTCAGCGGTATCGTAAAAACCCCGTCCCTGGGCACGTTGGAATGCCGGGCGAGTGGATGCCCGATGGGGAGCTGGTACAGAGTATTGAGCATCCGGTGGACGGTTGAGGTGATAGTGGTGCTCCCGTTGGCTATGGCATCCATAACTCCACCGTCACTGGTGTGACCGCCGAAGCCTACGACATGTCCTAACTCGTGCATATAGAGCGATTCGGTGGGAGTCATGTGCCAGCCGTACCAGTTCCCCGGGGGAAGGATAGACACCCGGGCCCGGTAGATCGCCCAATTCCGCACCCAGACGGTACACACGCCCCAGACTCCGTGGCCGAAGTTCCGGACTCCTTCGTCGTAAATGATGGTGACTGGACTGGTCGCATCATTGCTGATGATGAAGGTGGTCGGACCAGCGATGACCTCGTTCCAGCGGTTGAGAATGTTCGGCATCCAAGAGGCGTTGGTTGAGTCATGAACCCCGACTGTCCCGTTGGGCCAACGGGCGACGTTGTTCCCGCCCCAGCCGAACCGGCGGACGAGATCCAGATTCGCTTGGGTGATACCGCCGATAGAAGGGGTGGGGGTCAGAGAGGGAGAGGGGATCGGGCTGGGAATCGGAGTCAGGGTAGGGATTGGAGAAGGAGTGGGGTTTAAAGTGGTGGTACCGTCCGGACGTAGGCGAATGTTCAACCTTGTTTCACGGTTTTGACGTATTCTGATGCTGGTTTGAAAGCTGAAAAACCCTGTCGCACTAACCGATAACTGGTGGATTCCCGTTGGCAGGCTGGTGAAACGATAACTTCCATTCGGGCCAGTCAGGACAGTGTGCTGCCCGCCGTTCAAAGACACGGTGCTGCCAGCCATCGGCCGACCGTTTGCCCGGTTATTAATGAACCCCGAAAGTGTTCCACCGCTAACCGATGGCGGAACTGAACGCTGGTCTTCCCAC from Atribacteraceae bacterium encodes the following:
- a CDS encoding carboxypeptidase-like regulatory domain-containing protein, with protein sequence MKPTRYFFRSVLVLVLAAFLTGCAGVNIPSWEDQRSVPPSVSGGTLSGFINNRANGRPMAGSTVSLNGGQHTVLTGPNGSYRFTSLPTGIHQLSVSATGFFSFQTSIRIRQNRETRLNIRLRPDGTTTLNPTPSPIPTLTPIPSPIPSPSLTPTPSIGGITQANLDLVRRFGWGGNNVARWPNGTVGVHDSTNASWMPNILNRWNEVIAGPTTFIISNDATSPVTIIYDEGVRNFGHGVWGVCTVWVRNWAIYRARVSILPPGNWYGWHMTPTESLYMHELGHVVGFGGHTSDGGVMDAIANGSTTITSTVHRMLNTLYQLPIGHPLARHSNVPRDGVFTIPLKNPFQ